The Clostridiales bacterium FE2011 sequence GGGAGTTCAGCTGCTTCAGCACCGGGAACTTGAAGACCACTTTCAGGAAGTTGATCACAAAGTGAATCACCAGCAGCAGCGCCAGGAAGCATACAATAAAGCAGATTACATTCAGGATAGCGCCGACAATCGTCTGGGAAACATAGGTTCCCACGTCTGCGGCCGTACCGTAAACCTGGTTTGTCAGGTTGTTCTGCAGCAGGGTGTTCAGCGGAGCAGGCAGGGATACCTTATTCAGGATCTCCGTAATGCTGTTCTCAGTCAGGGACGTAACACTGCTTCCTGCCAGGGTCTGGTCGCCCAGCTTCGTTGCTGCGTCAGTATAGGACGCCAGGGTACGCAGAATTTCAGGATTGTTCTGGATCACTCCTGCCAGCTTCGGACTCAGCCAGAAGCTGAGGCCAAGGGAAAGCAGGCATCCGCCCATGGACGCCACAGAAGAGATAAATCCACGGTACAGTCCTACCAGTATACTCAGTCCCAGGATCGCCAGGATCACAATGTCCACAATGTTCATCTAATCTCTTCTTCCTCCTGTTTCCCGGATCATGATAATGTATTCTTCAATAATACAAACTTTCTCCGAATGTTGTCCGGAACATCTGCGTTCCGAACTGTCATCTCGACCAAAGGCGCTTCGCGCCTGCGTGGAGAGATCTCGTTTCTTTTCCCCGTCTCAGCGGAACACTCTGTCATTATGCATTATGAATTATGAATTATGCATTGGAGGAATTTATTAATTCCATTAATAAATTCCTCCCAGCGCCTGCGTCAGGGTCTGCATGGCGCTCATCACATCGGACTGATTCGCCCCGCCTCCGCCGATCAGCATCCGCAGGTAATCCGCCGCGTTCTGGATCGCACGGTACTGCTCGCTGTTCGGGTCCATGGAGGCCATCATGGTCTCCGCCATCGTCAGCACCTGTCTGGCGTCAGCAAAAGACTGATCGCTACCGCCCTGGTCGTAACCGCCCTGATAGCCGCCCTGGTCATATCCGGGGAACTGATCAGGCATCGTGGGCTGCTGATAGAATCCGCTGTGCAGGGTACAGACCGTATTGCTTGTCACAGCCGTCGATCCCAGGTATTCCTCAATGACTGACTGGTACTGTCCCAGCAGGTTATACAGGGGATGTCCTGTCGGGATCGTTACTACGCCGCGTGTCACAGTATACGGACAATTGGGAGAAGGCGGCATTCCGGACTCAGCACAGACTGTCATGTTGGTATGCATCTGGCAGTTCACAGTCGGTTCGGTTCCCTTAGCCCACCAGTCTGTCACAACACCGTATCCCATTGCGTCGTTCCGGCAGGCTTCCGTAGCCAGCTGGCCGCTCACCGCACAGGTGGTTACCTTCACCAGGCCGTAATCGGAAGGATTGCCGTCCAGGATATCCTTCTTGTCCAGGCCCTGGTGGATCTTGCTCATGTAGGCCTGCCACAGCGGCGCGGCCGCGCCGGAACCTGTGGACTTGGAGGACAGTGCCTTATAGTTGTCATGACCGACCCACAGGGCGGAAGCGTAGTATCCGGTCATACCGGAGAAGAATACGCCCTTCTGGTCGGAGTTTGTACCGGTCTTACCGCCCACGATCTGTCCGCTGATCTTTGCGCTTGTACCGGTACCGCTTTGTACCGCGGTCTTCAGCATGTCTACGATCAGCCAGGAAGTGCTGGGCGAGAAAACCTTGCGCCGTTCCTGGTGCTGGTGTCCATCCCATACCACATGATTTGCGGAATCGGAAATACCCAGCACGGATATAGGCTCCTGGTAAACGCCGCCGTTGGCCAGTACGCCGAAGGCAACCGTCATCTGCAGCGGGGTAATACCGGAGGAACCAAGGCTCAGGCCGAAGGGAGTGGCATCGATGTGGCCGTCGTCAATACCCAGCCGGTGCAGGAAGTCCACGCTGCGTTCCACGCCCACATAGGACATAAGTGTGGATGCCGCGGATGTATTATGAGACTTGGCCATGGCAGTGCGCAGGGTTTCAGGACCCACATAGCCGCCTCCGCCGTAGTTCTTCGGCCAGGAATCGTTTCCCTTGGAATCCTTCCAGCCGGAAATCGGTATCGGCATGTTGTAAACCACCGTGGCCGGGCTGCAGCCCAGTTCCAGGGCCGGTGCGTAAACCGCAATCGGCTTGATGGAAGAACCGACCGGCATCTTCATGTCCGTAGCCCGGTTCAGGGTCTTCCTTGCTGTCACTTCAGTACGGGAACCGACAATCGCCTTCAGCTCACCCGTCCGGTAATCCAGCACCGCGCAGGCCGCCTGGGGCTCAATGGTTTCTGTATAGGTGCCGTCGGAGTTCTTTGTCCGGAACACCTTGTCTGACGGATCCCGCAGGGACGGATACTTGCTCCAGTTCTGCAGCGTGGTTTCCACCGTCTCCTGGATGTTGGGATCAATTGCCAGCCGCACCCTGTAACCGCCGGTACGGAGCTTGTTTTCCATGGCTGCCCGGTTCGTTGCGTTATCCTCCAGGCCGTTCAGCTCCAGAAAGATGTTTACAACTTCCTTCACAGCGTACTCCACATAATGGGGATACTTGTACATGCTGTCTCCTGACGACGGAGCCTCCTGCAGGACGTGTGCCGTGGCCGGGTTCAGGGCTTCTTCATACTGTTCCTTAGTGATGAACTGGTTTTCATACATACACCGGAGCACATAATTCGTCCGGTTGTTGGTTACCGCGGCATAGTCCTTTTCGTCACTCTTGCGGGTATACAGATTCCGCCGCGGATTATAGTAGTAAGGGTTGTTGGTCGTACCGGCCAGTATCGCGCATTCCCGGATACTCAGTTCGCCCAGGTTTTTACCGAAATAGCCCTGTGCCGCCACCTGCACGCCGTAATAGTTTTCACCCAGGAAAATCGTGTTCAGATAGGTTTCCAGGATCTGATCCTTGGTGTACCGGTTTTCCAGCTGCAAGGCCAGATAGGCCTCCTGGATTTTCCGCTTATAGCTCTGTTCCGAGGAAAGCAGGGTATTCTTGATCAGCTGCTGGGTAATGGTGGAACCGCCCTGTGTGGAGGAAGAAGTCAGGTTGAACACAAGGGCGCCCACAATACGCTTCAGGTCCACACCGTTATGGGAATAGAAACGGGCGTCTTCCACTGCGATAAAAGCATTGCGAAGCATCTTGGGCATCGCGGCCAGCGATACCAGCACCCGGTTTTCTGTTCCTTTGTATTCAGTAATCAGATTACCGTTGCAATCATAAATGAAAGAGGTCTGTGCCTGGGTATCCATTGCCACCAGGTTTAGTTCGGGAGCCGTATCCACATAACCCTTGGCAATTCCGGCCAGTGCGCCCAGTCCGGCCACACCGGCAAGCACCACAATCACGATCAGCACCCTGATCGTGTTCAGCAGCACACTGACGACAAAATTCGGTTTCCGGGTTTCCGGGCGGAAAATACTGCGGGGTTCCGGTTTGTCTTCCGGCTCCTCGTCATAATCCTCGTCGTACTCCTCGTCATCCCGCGCCCAGGAAGATTCCTCTTCGTAAGCCTCGTTGTCGTAGGCCTCTTCTCCGTCGTAGGTTTCCTCGTATTCATCATATCCGGACTCTTCGGGATAATACTCCGCTTCATCCATCGGCTCGTCATACGCATCAGGATCCCTGTTTTCAGGGAACTGCGGTTCGTAGCCTTCATCGGAAGAATATTCTTCGAATTCTTCGAAGTTATCTTCTTCCCGTTTCTTCTTACCGAACATTCTAACCCTCCGGTTTGACCGTTTGTCATGGCGCGAAAAGCTTATACCAAGACAGTTTATAATATCATAGATCGCTTTCCTTGTCCAAAAACCATCCTTCCAAAAAACAACGTCTTTAACTCTTCATTTCTTCCAATTCAACGGATCACCAATGATACAGAGGGGACGGTTCCTCCGGTATCATTTCATTGTTGCTTTACGAATCATGAATCGTCATCTTTTCTCCGCAAGCAGGAACACCTGCAATCTGGTGTCATTCTGAGCAAGCGAATGCAATGAGCGCGTCGAAGAATTCCTTACTAAGGCCGCAGGCCTGATTCAGGAAGGAACACCATTACCTCCACATTGTCATCTCGACTAAGGAGCCCAACGGGCTCCGCATGGAGAGATCTCCTCCGGGGATGTAGACCTTCAACACATACGGAACAGTTTCAGCAAAGAGACTATACTAATTCTGAATTGTTGTGGAGGCATTCGTGCTTTAGCACGACTAATGCCTCCCATGCTACAGCCGTCCATTTCTGCAAGCCATTAGCGATGCAGAAATGGAATACGGCGATCGCAGAATTTGTTTTCTCCTCTTGACAACAATCATTGCCGGTGTATAATACTCTTGAAGGTCAAAGTTAGTCAAATAACCTTCGAAGGAGGTAATCCCTATGAATATGAATCAGTTCACGCAAAAGACAGTCAATGCCCTGCAGCGGGCTCAGTCTCTTGCCATCGAATATCAGCATATGCAGGTGGAACAGGAGCACCTGATGCTCGCCCTGACCGAGGATGAAAGCGAACTTATCCCCCAGCTTCTCACTAAGTGCGGCATTTCCGTGCCCGCGTTTGTCAGCGGCCTGAAGGAAAACCTGGACCGTACGCCCCGTGTTTCCGGTTCCGGCCGGGAGCCCGGCAAGGTCTACATCGCCAATGATGTGGAGCAGGCCCTGGTGGAAGCGGAAAAGATCGCCCAGCGCATGAAGGACGAGTATCTCTCCGTTGAGCATGTCTGGATGGGACTTTGTGCCAAGGCTTCTGCCAACGTCAAGCGCCTGCTGAAAGCCCAGGGATACCGCGATGACGCCTTCCTCAAGGCGCTCAGCGAAGTCCGCGGCGCTGCCCGTGTCACCTCTGACACGCCGGAAGACACCTATGACGCGCTGAAGAAGTACGGCTCCGATCTGGTGGATCTGGCCCGGAAGCAGAAGCTGGATCCGGTCATCGGCCGGGACAGTGAAATCCGGAATGTCATCCGTATCCTTTCCCGTAAAACGAAGAACAACCCGGTCCTGATCGGTGAACCCGGTGTCGGTAAAACCGCCATCGCCGAAGGCCTGGCTCAGCGGATTGTCCGTGGCGACGTACCAGACAGCCTGAAGGATAAGACCATTTTCTCCCTGGATATGGGCAGCCTGATCGCCGGCGCCAAGTTCCGCGGTGAGTTTGAAGAGCGTCTGAAGGCCGTTCTGGCGGAAATCAAGAAGAGCGACGGCCGCATCATCCTGTTCATCGATGAGCTGCACACCATCGTCGGTGCCGGCAAGGCGGACGGCGCCATGGACGCCGGCAACATCCTGAAGCCTATGCTGGCCCGGGGTGAGCTCCACTGTATCGGTGCCACCACCCTGAACGAGTACCGTCAGTATATCGAGAAGGATGCCGCCCTGGAACGTCGTTTCCAGCCCGTCATGGTTTCCGAGCCTACCGTTGAAGATACCATCGCTATCCTGCGCGGTCTGAAGGAACGGTATGAAGTTTTCCATGGCGTCAAGATCCAGGACAATGCCCTGATCGCCGCCGCCACCCTCTCCAACCGCTACATTACCGACCGGTTCCTGCCGGATAAGGCCATCGACCTGGTGGATGAAGCCTGCGCTATGATCCGTACGGAGATCGATTCCCTTCCTACCGAGCTGGACGATGTCCGCCGTCATATCATGCAGCTGGAGATTGAGGAAGCTGCCCTGAAGAAGGATGACGATCCCCTCTCCCGCGCACACCTGGATGAAGTGCAGAAGGAGCTGGCGGAGCAGCGGGATCAGTTCAATACCATGAAAGCCCGCTGGGAAGCGGAAAAAGAGGCCATCGGCAAGGTCACCGGCCTGCGCGAGGAAATCGAACGCGTCAATGCCGAGATCGAACAGGCCGAGCGTTCCTATGACCTGAATCGCGCCGCGGAACTGAAGTATGGTGAACTGCCGAAACTGAAGCAGGAGCTGGAAAAGGAAGAAGCCATTGCCGAGGAAAGCAAGGGCGAAAACAGCCTCCTCCGCGACCGGGTAACGGAAGAAGAAATCGCCCGGATCGTCGGCCGCTGGACCGGTATCCCGGTATCCAAGCTGATGGAAGGCGAGCGCGAGAAGCTGCTCCACCTGGAGGACGTCCTGCATGAGCGGGTCATCGGCCAGGATGAAGCTGTGAAGAAAGTGTCCGAAGCCATCCTGCGTTCCCGTGCCGGCATTCAGGATCCGAACCGTCCCCTGGGTTCCTTCCTGTTCCTCGGCCCCACCGGTGTCGGTAAAACCGAGCTGGCCAAAGCCCTGGCACAGGCCCTCTTCGACGATGAAAAGAACATGGTCCGGATCGATATGTCCGAGTACATGGAAAAGTTCAGTGTCTCCCGGCTGATCGGTGCACCTCCCGGATATGTGGGCTATGATGAAGGCGGCCAGCTGACTGAAGCGGTCCGTCGCCGTCCCTACTGCGTCGTTCTGTTTGATGAAGTGGAAAAGGCCCACCCGGATGTCTTCAACGTTCTCCTGCAGGTGCTGGATGACGGCCGGATTACCGACAGCCAGGGCCGCACCGTGGACTTCAAGAACACCATCCTGATCATGACCAGCAACCTGGGCAGCGAGTTCATCCTCGACGGCATCGCCGATGGTGAAATCACTCCGGAAGCCCGGGAGCAGGTGGACCGCCTGCTGAAGACCCGCTTCCGTCCCGAGTTCCTGAACCGGATTGACGAAATCGTCTGCTACAAACCCCTGACCCGAAACGAGATCGGTTCCATCGTGGGCCTGATGATCAAAAACCTGAACCGCCGCCTGGAGGACAAACAGCTGAAGGTCAAACTGACCGACGCCGCCCTGAATGCCGTCATCGACCGGGGCTTCGATCCCGTCTTCGGTGCCCGTCCCCTTAAGCGTTACCTGCAGAGCAAGGTGGAAACCCTCATTGCCCGTAAAGTCATCGCCGCGGATGTGGCTCCCGGCACCGAGCTGACCGTGGACCTGGATGCCAATGGCGAAATCGTCATTGCTTAATCCCAGGGCAAATACAACCTAATTGTATAGCGGATACCGCATTTGCGGTATCCGCTTCATTTTTATAAAAGTTTTCTGTTATTTTTTCGGATGGATCACAAACTCCGCAGATCCGGGAATCCCGCTGGTATGCAGTTTACCGCCCATACCATCGGCATATTCCACAACCTTATAGGTCAACAGGCAGGAAAGTGTATCCCGGCTGATCAGCTTGTCAAAATCATCCTTCCGGTCAGGATATGTTTTTTCAAAATCCCTTCTGAGCCAATCCAGGTCATATTCCGCCCAGAAATAAACGTCTCCTTCCGTGGTCCGGTACGTATCCCAGCTGCCGTACATGGGAAGCTTCACCGTTCCTTCCCCGGCTTCACCGGAATCAAGAATCAGATCTGTTGTTCCCTCCCAGTCAATCAGAAGAAGCTGCTTGCTGTTGTCATCCATCATGTCAGCTACCGGACCAAAGCCGGGAATATGTCCATAGCCCTGCGACATGCCCAGGTCCACGTCAGTCCGCCACAGCCAGTGCATGGAGCGATCCTCGCCATCCTCAGTCGTTTCAATGGAACTGCTCTCATCAACAGATGCCCCGTCCTCATCCAGATTCAGCATGCTGTGGAGTTCAAAATGCTCCGGTTCCTTCGGTGTGGCTTTAAAGGAAAAGGTCATCACATTCGCTTCCAGTGCCCAGGATACATCCTGTACAGCAATCTGCACCAGGCTGTGCTCGCCCGGATGCTGTTCGGGATTTTCCGTCATATTCGCCATAACGGCATTGTATACTTCGGGATTGTTATCCCTTTCGGGGCTGTTCCGGTTATTCCAGTACCAGTCCTGGTTGTAGATAATCCCGGCCGCAATCGCAGCAATCGCAATAAAGAGTAAAACAAATACCAGAATCATAGAGGTAGTAATTTTCTTAACCACAGGTTCTTCTCCTTTCGCATTTGCAAGAACCCGCTGCGTAAGCCATGGATCTTCCTTTACATATGAAAGGGAGTTCCCAACTGCCTTTTGTACTCTTTCCTGTTCTTCATGCAAGGTCATGCTTTATCACTTCCTTCCATAGCAAACCGCAGTTTCCGTCTTGCACGGTTTAGTCTGCTGCCCACAGCCTGTCGGGAGATCCCCAGCATGTCGGCAGCCTCGTCATATGTCATTCCCTGCAGCCAGCAGATCAGGGCTGTCTCCCGCAGTTTAACGGGAAGATTCATGATCGCGGTTGTCAGTTCATCGTCGTACTCATCCGCCGGAGCGGGACGTTCAGCAATCATATCCAGTGTCACTGAACGGTCCATATGTCTGAACCATCCGGACCTGTACATATTCTTGCAGGTATTGATCGCAATCCGGGTCAGCCAGGTCTTTTCAGACGCGTCATTCCTGAAGCTGTCCAGATTCCGGTATGCTTTGATAAATGTTTCCTGTACCGCATCCTTCGCCTGCTCCTCATCATGCAGGTACATAATGCACAAACGCAGCAGCGGGAGCTGGTATTGGGTTACCATATGTTCAATTCGTGTTTCCTTGCTGTCAGGGCCCTTGACAGTTTCCACGGCAGCCTCACCACCTTTCACTTATTAGACACAGCGATATCCCTAAAACGCAACATGCATTTTTATTTTTTCCATACTGCGTTACCATACCGGTTCGCCCGTCCAGGCGTCATAGGTTATCTGGTAATGATAAGTATATGAATCACGGTTGTTATTCGCAGGCATATAGCGATCAAAGATATAGGTCCATGCCGGATACGCGTTCTGTCGTGCGTCAACCATCATTACAAACTGTACCTGCTTCAGGGTAAAGGTCGAACCGGCGTTTTCTCCCGTACAGAACCTGTCCATAATTCTTTCTTTATCTGCCTCAAGGATTGATTCCCAGTCTCTGATCGGTATCGTGTCATCCAGGCACTCAATTATTTTGACAGGATTCCGGATAATCGCCATTCCCAGTTTTCCGTCCCGGGTCATCGTCAGGAACGCGCCGGGAGTGGCATCCCCGTTTCCGCCGCCGTTTGAGTAGCGC is a genomic window containing:
- the clpB gene encoding ATP-dependent chaperone ClpB, translating into MNMNQFTQKTVNALQRAQSLAIEYQHMQVEQEHLMLALTEDESELIPQLLTKCGISVPAFVSGLKENLDRTPRVSGSGREPGKVYIANDVEQALVEAEKIAQRMKDEYLSVEHVWMGLCAKASANVKRLLKAQGYRDDAFLKALSEVRGAARVTSDTPEDTYDALKKYGSDLVDLARKQKLDPVIGRDSEIRNVIRILSRKTKNNPVLIGEPGVGKTAIAEGLAQRIVRGDVPDSLKDKTIFSLDMGSLIAGAKFRGEFEERLKAVLAEIKKSDGRIILFIDELHTIVGAGKADGAMDAGNILKPMLARGELHCIGATTLNEYRQYIEKDAALERRFQPVMVSEPTVEDTIAILRGLKERYEVFHGVKIQDNALIAAATLSNRYITDRFLPDKAIDLVDEACAMIRTEIDSLPTELDDVRRHIMQLEIEEAALKKDDDPLSRAHLDEVQKELAEQRDQFNTMKARWEAEKEAIGKVTGLREEIERVNAEIEQAERSYDLNRAAELKYGELPKLKQELEKEEAIAEESKGENSLLRDRVTEEEIARIVGRWTGIPVSKLMEGEREKLLHLEDVLHERVIGQDEAVKKVSEAILRSRAGIQDPNRPLGSFLFLGPTGVGKTELAKALAQALFDDEKNMVRIDMSEYMEKFSVSRLIGAPPGYVGYDEGGQLTEAVRRRPYCVVLFDEVEKAHPDVFNVLLQVLDDGRITDSQGRTVDFKNTILIMTSNLGSEFILDGIADGEITPEAREQVDRLLKTRFRPEFLNRIDEIVCYKPLTRNEIGSIVGLMIKNLNRRLEDKQLKVKLTDAALNAVIDRGFDPVFGARPLKRYLQSKVETLIARKVIAADVAPGTELTVDLDANGEIVIA
- a CDS encoding sigma-70 family RNA polymerase sigma factor; the encoded protein is METVKGPDSKETRIEHMVTQYQLPLLRLCIMYLHDEEQAKDAVQETFIKAYRNLDSFRNDASEKTWLTRIAINTCKNMYRSGWFRHMDRSVTLDMIAERPAPADEYDDELTTAIMNLPVKLRETALICWLQGMTYDEAADMLGISRQAVGSRLNRARRKLRFAMEGSDKA
- a CDS encoding CvpA family protein; the encoded protein is MNIVDIVILAILGLSILVGLYRGFISSVASMGGCLLSLGLSFWLSPKLAGVIQNNPEILRTLASYTDAATKLGDQTLAGSSVTSLTENSITEILNKVSLPAPLNTLLQNNLTNQVYGTAADVGTYVSQTIVGAILNVICFIVCFLALLLVIHFVINFLKVVFKFPVLKQLNSLAGGAFGLIRGALLCFVAFALLPLVQTLLPVNNLNQLVEASALAPLFNSGNLILAIMNGKLF
- a CDS encoding PBP1A family penicillin-binding protein, with amino-acid sequence MFGKKKREEDNFEEFEEYSSDEGYEPQFPENRDPDAYDEPMDEAEYYPEESGYDEYEETYDGEEAYDNEAYEEESSWARDDEEYDEDYDEEPEDKPEPRSIFRPETRKPNFVVSVLLNTIRVLIVIVVLAGVAGLGALAGIAKGYVDTAPELNLVAMDTQAQTSFIYDCNGNLITEYKGTENRVLVSLAAMPKMLRNAFIAVEDARFYSHNGVDLKRIVGALVFNLTSSSTQGGSTITQQLIKNTLLSSEQSYKRKIQEAYLALQLENRYTKDQILETYLNTIFLGENYYGVQVAAQGYFGKNLGELSIRECAILAGTTNNPYYYNPRRNLYTRKSDEKDYAAVTNNRTNYVLRCMYENQFITKEQYEEALNPATAHVLQEAPSSGDSMYKYPHYVEYAVKEVVNIFLELNGLEDNATNRAAMENKLRTGGYRVRLAIDPNIQETVETTLQNWSKYPSLRDPSDKVFRTKNSDGTYTETIEPQAACAVLDYRTGELKAIVGSRTEVTARKTLNRATDMKMPVGSSIKPIAVYAPALELGCSPATVVYNMPIPISGWKDSKGNDSWPKNYGGGGYVGPETLRTAMAKSHNTSAASTLMSYVGVERSVDFLHRLGIDDGHIDATPFGLSLGSSGITPLQMTVAFGVLANGGVYQEPISVLGISDSANHVVWDGHQHQERRKVFSPSTSWLIVDMLKTAVQSGTGTSAKISGQIVGGKTGTNSDQKGVFFSGMTGYYASALWVGHDNYKALSSKSTGSGAAAPLWQAYMSKIHQGLDKKDILDGNPSDYGLVKVTTCAVSGQLATEACRNDAMGYGVVTDWWAKGTEPTVNCQMHTNMTVCAESGMPPSPNCPYTVTRGVVTIPTGHPLYNLLGQYQSVIEEYLGSTAVTSNTVCTLHSGFYQQPTMPDQFPGYDQGGYQGGYDQGGSDQSFADARQVLTMAETMMASMDPNSEQYRAIQNAADYLRMLIGGGGANQSDVMSAMQTLTQALGGIY